A genomic region of Papaver somniferum cultivar HN1 chromosome 7, ASM357369v1, whole genome shotgun sequence contains the following coding sequences:
- the LOC113300273 gene encoding uncharacterized protein LOC113300273, translating into MKEDDITIPINNTKIRSLTSPSASSSSCTRRRPWRYSQTGLAVIAVLSLVFSTTAWLSLVFSETTSRCWHRFKDWERNPYKSFPWHHHKPPPPPPPPLISSSTFINHTNQIQEEGDKEELSLKHIVFGIAGSSQLWNKRKEFVKLWWRPNDMRGHVWLDEKLVRKKNGGSDDDDRLLLPEIMVSEDISRFRYTNPIGHPSGLRISRIVGECFRLGLPNVRWFVMGDDDTIFNPDNLVSVLSKYDWNELVYIGSNSESHSANTYFSHSMAFGGAGIAISYPLAHSLSKIQDDCLERYPKLYGSDDRLHACVSELGVPLTREHGFHQWDIRGNAHGLLSAHPIAPFVSIHHVEAVDPFFPGLSSLDGLRLFTKSMKADPPSFLQRSICYDHKRRLTFSVSLGYVVQVFPNIVLPRELERSEQTYSAWNRLRHRSEFDFDTRESHKTACKRRALFFLKDVTKHGNVTVGSYGRAKERDGLKRKIYCFPRQLPLRHVQNIRVVGYPLSKNWHLVPRRLCCRVNQTNDDHLRLLVGQCRKGGLGSFVDSV; encoded by the exons ATGAAAGAAGATGATATCACCATTCCCATCAATAATACCAAAATCAGATCATTAACTAGTCCTTctgcttcttcatcttcttgtacCAGAAGACGTCCTTGGAGATACAGCCAAACAGGACTCGCTGTAATAGCTGTATTATCACTCGTGTTCTCTACAACCGCTTGGTTATCTCTTGTTTTCTCAGAAACAACTTCACGTTGTTGGCATCGATTTAAAGATTGGGAACGAAATCCGTACAAATCATTTCCATGGCACCATCataaaccaccaccaccgccgccgccgccgttGATTTCTTCTTCCACATTCATCAATCACACTAATCAGAtacaagaagaaggagataaagaAGAATTGTCGCTGAAACACATTGTATTTGGAATTGCTGGTTCATCTCAGCTTTGGAATAAACGGAAAGAATTTGTTAAATTGTGGTGGCGGCCTAATGACATGCGCGGTCATGTCTGGTTAGACGAGAAACTAGTACGCAAGAAGAATGGTGGTTCCGATGATGATGATCGGTTGTTGTTGCCGGAGATTATGGTATCTGAAGACATTTCTAGGTTTCGTTATACGAATCCAATCGGACATCCATCTGGTTTGAGAATCTCGAGAATCGTTGGGGAGTGTTTCAGGCTTGGATTACCTAATGTAAGATGGTTTGTAATGGGAGATGATGATACAATATTTAATCCTGATAATCTTGTTTCTGTTTTAAGCAAATATGATTGGAATGAATTGGTTTATATTGGTAGTAATTCTGAGAGTCATTCTGCTAATACTTATTTTAGTCATTCTATGGCTTTTGGGGGTGCTGGTATTGCTATTAGCTACCCACTTGCTCACTCCCTTTCAAAGATTCAAGATGATTGTCTCGAACGGTATCCGAAGCTATACGGCAGCGATGATCGTCTCCATGCTTGTGTCTCCGAACTCGGTGTTCCTCTAACTAGAGAACATGGATTCCACCAG TGGGATATTAGGGGGAATGCTCATGGACTTTTATCAGCACATCCAATTGCTCCATTTGTGTCAATTCACCATGTTGAGGCTGTTGATCCGTTTTTTCCTGGTTTGAGTTCTTTAGATGGTTTGAGACTTTTCACTAAATCTATGAAAGCTGATCCTCCGAGCTTTTTACAACGTTCTATCTGCTATGACCATAAGAGGCGGTTAACGTTTTCTGTCTCGCTGGGTTATGTTGTTCAAGTGTTTCCTAACATTGTGCTTCCTCGAGAACTAGAGCGGTCTGAGCAGACGTATTCGGCTTGGAATAGACTTAGGCACAGGAGTGAGTTTGATTTCGACACAAGAGAATCTCATAAAACGGCGTGTAAGAGAAGAGCTCTCTTCTTTCTGAAGGATGTAACGAAACACGGAAATGTTACTGTGGGTTCATATGGGCGGGCCAAAGAGAGAGACGGTCTCAAAaggaaaatatattgtttcccaaGACAGCTTCCGTTGCGCCATGTGCAAAATATTAGGGTGGTGGGTTATCCACTGAGCAAGAACTGGCATCTG GTGCCGCGTCGGCTGTGCTGCAGAGTAAATCAAACAAATGATGATCATCTTAGATTATTAGTTGGACAGTGTCGTAAGGGAGGTCTTGGTTCTTTTGTTGATTCAGTGTGA
- the LOC113300274 gene encoding probable polygalacturonase At1g80170 — protein sequence MVRRNSSFCSFLICGIIFWMFAHVDAGRYKPANEVFNVLSFGAVGDGHRDDSQAFLKAWTAACQSREANPTMIIPGGRTYFLTPLTFKGHCKSANILVKVDGNIVAPESPDAWNGLDAHLWISFTEVNGLIVSGGGTIDGRGKRWWDQSCRYHPGPGCTKLAPMVLRFVKCNNTLVKDIHVVNSPQTHVLVMGANLFTMQNVNIHSPADTANTDGVHVHIAEHVFIHNSTIGSGDDCISIGDHIDDIHIDNINCGPGHGISIGSLGIDGGEAKVQNIRVTNSRFRETTNGIRIKTYQGGNGYAKDFHFKNLNFDTVSNPIIIDQYYCAVRGACPPQKTAVQIKNVTYEHFTGTSATQAAVVLNCSQAVPCTELTFNSIQLTPAKRGETVKSVCINAHGEKAGLLQPNIPCLLN from the exons ATGGTAAGAAGAAACAGTAGTTTTTGCAGTTTTTTAATCTGTGGAATCATCTTTTGGATGTTTGCGCATGTAGATGCCGGACGCTATAAGCCagcaaatgaagtcttcaatgttTTAAGTTTTGGAGCTGTGGGTGATGGCCATAGAGATGATTCTCAG GCGTTCCTAAAGGCATGGACCGCAGCATGTCAATCGCGGGAGGCGAATCCAACAATGATCATTCCAGGAGGAAGGACATATTTTCTAACTCCTTTGACATTTAAAGGGCATTGCAAGAGCGCGAATATTTTGGTCAAG GTTGATGGGAACATTGTTGCTCCAGAATCTCCAGATGCATGGAACGGACTCGATGCGCATTTATGGATATCATTCACAGAAGTGAACGGACTTATCGTAAGTGGTGGTGGTACCATTGATGGTCGCGGCAAGAGATGGTGGGATCAGTCGTGCCGATACCATCCTGGACCCGGATGCACCAAATTGGCGCCAATGGTATTGAGATTTGTCAAATGTAATAACACACTTGTGAAGGACATTCACGTGGTGAACAGTCCCCAAACTCATGTACTTGTTATGGGTGCCAACCTATTCACTATGCAAAACGTCAACATTCACTCCCCCGCCGATACTGCCAATACCGACGGCGTTCACGTCCACATAGCAGAGCATGTCTTCATCCACAATTCAACCATCGGCTCTG GTGATGACTGCATATCCATTGGAGATCACATTGATGACATTCACATTGATAACATTAACTGCGGACCTGGTCATGGTATAAG CATTGGAAGCTTGGGTATAGACGGAGGAGAGGCAAAAGTGCAAAACATCCGTGTTACGAATTCCCGCTTCCGTGAAACTACCAACGGAATACGGATCAAGACATATCAA GGAGGGAATGGATATGCCAAGGATTTCCACTTTAAGAATCTCAATTTTGATACTGTTTCCAACCCTATAATCATCGATCAATATTACTGCGCAGTGAGAGGTGCCTGCCCACCTCAG AAAACCGCTGTTCAAATTAAGAATGTGACGTACGAGCACTTCACAGGAACATCAGCTACGCAAGCGGCAGTGGTTCTAAACTGCAGTCAAGCTGTTCCTTGCACAGAGCTAACATTTAATAGCATACAATTAACGCCTGCAAAACGGGGAGAAACTGTTAAGTCGGTTTGTATCAACGCTCATGGAGAAAAAGCCGGATTGCTTCAGCCTAATATTCCATGTCTGCTTAACTGA